The following are from one region of the Prionailurus bengalensis isolate Pbe53 chromosome A2, Fcat_Pben_1.1_paternal_pri, whole genome shotgun sequence genome:
- the CCR9 gene encoding C-C chemokine receptor type 9: protein MVPTELTGLVSNMSDDYSYHPTSPLDDYLNLPELYCKKNNVRQFASYFLPPLYWLVFIAGALGNSLVVLVYWYCTRVKTMTDMFLLNLAIADLLFLATLPFWAIATADQWRFHTFLCKVVNSMYKMNFYSCVLLIMCISVDRYIAIAQAMKAQTWRQKRLVYSKMVCFAVWVLAAMLCIPEILYSQLKKESGITICTMVYPSDESTKVKSVVLTLKVVLGFFLPFVVMACCYTIIIHTLLQAKKSSKHKALKVTVTVLTVFFLSQFPYNCILLVQTIDAYATFISNCAISTNIDICFQVTQTIAFFHSCLNPVLYVFVGERFRRDLMKTLKNLGCISQAQWVSFTRREGSVKLSSMLLETTSGALSY, encoded by the coding sequence GGTCTTGTCTCTAACATGTCTGACGATTACAGCTACCATCCCACGTCTCCTCTGGATGACTACCTAAACCTCCCTGAACTTTACTGTAAGAAAAACAACGTCCGGCAGTTTGCGAGCTACTTCCTCCCGCCCTTGTACTGGCTCGTGTTCATTGCGGGCGCCTTGGGCAACAGTCTGGTCGTCCTTGTCTACTGGTACTGCACGAGAGTGAAGACGATGACCGACATGTTCCTCCTGAATCTGGCAATTGCTGACCTCCTCTTTCTCGCCACGCTTCCTTTCTGGGCCATTGCCACTGCGGACCAGTGGAGATTCCACACCTTCCTGTGCAAAGTGGTCAACAGCATGTACAAGATGAACTTCTACAGCTGCGTGCTGCTGATCATGTGCATCAGCGTGGACAGGTACATTGCCATCGCTCAGGCCATGAAAGCGCAGACCTGGAGGCAGAAAAGGCTCGTGTACAGCAAAATGGTCTGCTTTGCTGTCTGGGTGCTGGCGGCCATGCTCTGCATCCCCGAAATCCTGTATAGTCAACTCAAGAAGGAATCTGGCATTACCATTTGCACTATGGTTTACCCTAGTGACGAGAGCACCAAAGTGAAGTCGGTGGTCTTAACCTTGAAGGTCGTCCTgggctttttccttcctttcgtGGTCATGGCCTGCTGCTACACCATCATCATCCACACTCTGTTACAAGCCAAGAAGTCATCCAAGCACAAGGCCCTGAAGGTGACCGTCACCGTCCTTACTGTCTTCTTCCTATCTCAGTTCCCCTACAACTGCATTCTGTTGGTGCAGACCATCGATGCCTACGCCACGTTCATTTCCAACTGTGCCATTTCCACCAATATTGACATCTGCTTCCAGGTCACTCAAACCATCGCCTTCTTCCACAGTTGCCTGAACCCCGTGCTCTATGTTTTTGTGGGCGAGAGATTCCGCCGGGATCTTATGAAGACCCTGAAGAACTTGGGTTGCATCAGCCAGGCGCAGTGGGTCTCGTTCACGAGGAGAGAGGGAAGCGTGAAGCTGTCGTCCATGCTGCTGGAGACGACCTCGGGAGCGCTCTCCTACTGA